DNA from Leptospira langatensis:
ATAAGGAATTCGGATCCGGACTTGTAAAGATCACACCGGCTCACGATCCGAACGACTTCGAAGCTGGACAACGTCTAGGACTCAAGCCACTTCTGGTAATGAACCCGAATGCCACTTTGAACGAGAATGCAGGCAAGTATGCCGGCATGGAAAGATTCGTAGCACGTAAAAAGGTGATAGAAGATCTACAGGCATTGGATCTAGTCGAGAAGATAGAAGAGCATACTCATTCCATAGGTCATAACTCACGAGGCGGAGAGATCATTGAGCCGTATCTATCTACTCAATGGTTTTGTAAAATGAGATCTCTCGCAGATCTCGCAGTAGAAGCAGTGCAGTCCGGTGAAACCGAATTCGTTCCCAAACTCTGGGAGAAGACATTCTTCGAATGGATGAATAATATTCGGGACTGGTGCATCTCTAGACAATTATGGTGGGGACATAGAATTCCTGCATACCATTGCAAGTCCTGTAAACATATAGAAGTTTCCGAAACTGCGGTGACCACTTGTCCGAAATGCGGTTCCAAAGAAGTGGAACAAGACACAGACGTTTTAGATACTTGGTTCTCTTCCCAACTTTGGCCTTTCTCTACCTTAGGATGGCCGGAGAATACTCCTGACTTACAAAAGTTCTATCCTACATCAGTGCTCGTAACCGGATTCGATATCATCTTCTTCTGGGTCGCAAGAATGATCATGATGGGGAAGAAGTTCACAGGCAAGGCCCCGTTCTCTAAAGTGATCATCCACGGTCTCGTTCGAGATAAGGAAGGAAAGAAGTTCTCTAAGTCTGTCGGAAACGTTGTGGATCCTTTGGACATGATGAGCAAGTACGGAACGGATTCTTTCCGTTTCTTCTTAGCGGCCACTCTTCCGGAAGCGAGAGACGTTCTGTTCGATGAAAGCCGCTTGGACGGATATCGTTCCTTTTGCAACAAGATCTGGAACTCCAGTCGTTTCATCCTAATGAACTTAGAAGAGAACTGGAAGCTCGAAGACTTAGAATCAAAGTACGCTTCTAAATTAGAGCCCATGGACAAATGGATCCTTCATAAATTCAATGAGACTTTGGCGAATTACGAAAAAGCATATTCCAAATTTCTGTTTTTCGAAATGGCATCCCAGATCTACGACTTCGTATGGGGAGATTTCTGCGACTGGTACATAGAACTAGTTAAGCCTCGTATTTACGGCAAACTGGGAGAAGAATCCCAAACAGTTGCAAAGCAAGTATTGGCAAGCATCCTGATCAAAGCATTAGGATTATTGCATCCTTTCATGCCTTTCTTAACGGAAGAGATCTACGAAGTGTTCAGCGAGGGAGATTTCCTGATACAGTCCCCCTTCCCCACGTCTTATTCGGTTTCCGGAGAAGATGAGGGAGTTCTCAAAACGATCATATTACAAGAAGCTGTTACACAAATCCGGGTCCAAAGAGCGGAGAACGGAGTCCCTCTGGACAAGAAATGTAAGGTGATCCTGAAATCTTCCCATCCTTTGGTAAAATCCGCAGTGCAAGACTTCGAATTCTCCATTCTTCAATTGGCTCGTTTGGAAAGCATAGAAGTCGCAGCAGAATATACCGGCGAAAAAACAGACTCCGTCGGAGCATTCCGTCTAGGAGAAGTCATTCTTCCTTTGGCGGGAATGATAGACTTCGAGAAGGAAAAGGCAAGGATCACAAAAGAACTCGAAAAAGTCAGACAAGAAGAAGAGAAACTGGCTTCTAAACTCGGGAATGAGAACTTCTTAGCCAAAGCCAATCCGGACGTGGTAGAGAAGGAGAAGGAAAAACTCAAACTTCTACAAGAGAAGAAAGACGTTCTCCAAAAAGGTCTGGAAAAACTAGGATAAACAAAAGTAATATTATGTCTAAGATCCTTTTAATCGGCTCCGGGGGAAGGGAGAGTGCGATCGCATTTAAACTTCGCCAATCTCCCAAATTGACCGCTTTACATGTATTTCCCGGGAACGGAGGATTTCCGGATCCGGAGATCCTTCCTGCTAATTCTTTCGATCTGAAGGATAAGTCCTCGGTCCAGAACTTCATCAAAAAAAATGAATACGATCTAGTAGTCGTCGGCCCGGAAGATCCGCTTGTAGACGGGATAAGCGACTGGTTGGCGGAGATCGGAGTACCCGTATTCGGTCCTTCCGGCTATTGCGCTCAGATCGAAGGCTCCAAAGAATTTGCAAAATCCTTAATGTTAGAAGCGGGAGTACCGACCGCAAAGTACGCATCCTTTACCGATTACGATTCTTCTCTTGCCTACGTAAGAAAAGAAGGAGCACCCATCGTAGTCAAGGCGGACGGACTCGCAGCAGGCAAAGGAGTTACCGTCTGCACGGAACTTTCTCAAGCAGAACAGGCATTAAAGGAGATCTTCTTAGATCATAAATTCGGCAAGAGCGGATCCAGAGCAGTCATCGAAGAATTCATGGAAGGACAAGAGGCTTCTATCTTCGCGATCAGCGATGGAGAGACTTATTTCACTCTTCCCGCAGCACAAGACCATAAAAGAGCGTATGACGGGGACCAAGGGCCGAACACAGGCGGCATGGGAGCCTACTGCCCGGCGCCCATCGCTAGTGAAGAAGTATTACAAAAAGTGAATACTCTGGTCTTTCAGCCTATGTTCGAGGCATTTCGCAAGAAAGGCCACCCTTACAAGGGTCTTCTATATGCAGGATTAATGATCGATACGAAAGGCGAACCCAAGGTAGTGGAGTTCAATTGCAGGTTCGGTGATCCGGAAACCCAATGCGTACTACCAATGTTAGAGGGAGATCTGATAGAGATCTTTATGGCGTCTGCCAAAGGGGCATTGAAAGGAGTAAAAACAGGTTTGCGCTCCGGAGCTTCCACCGTAGTAGTTTTGGCCGCGGAAGGTTACCCCGATTCTTACGCAAAGAATATTCCCTTGGATCTTCCTAAATCCGAAAATAAAGATCTAGTAGTTTTTCATGCAGGCACTTCAAAAAAGGATGGAAACTTGGTATCTACGGGTGGCAGAATTCTAGGAATCTCTTCTTACGGTAAGGACTTACAGGATTCTGTGGATAAAGCATATGCTTATCTCAACAGTTTCCGGATCTCTAAGACCTTCTTCCGTAAGGACATTGCAAAAAAAGCCCTGTAGTCATGCCCTTTTTAGTTTCCGGAAATATTGATTTAGTAGATCGACCTAGTCTTCGCAAGTTGGAGAAACATCTAGGCATCATCTTATCTTCTCATCAATATCCTTTAGAACAGTACAATTTAATTCGCAATTCCTTAAAGCAGAGATTGGATTCGGATACGTTAGTCCGAGCAATGACCAGAAAAGAACTATTATCTTTTATTTATATTCTTACTCAATTCGGAGATGTGGTCCAAGGAGAGACTCCGCAAGAGTATCTGGATGTGGAAAACGTTCCTGTCATCATCGAATGGCAAAAGGGTCACTTCATGATACCTTACGAAGTATTGGATTATCTGGCTCAATCCAGAGTGTTCAGGAACCAAAACTACCTATTTGCATTGATCCCCGCACTTCCCAGTAAAGAGAAAAAGGCTTGGTTGGAATGGATCGGAGCAGGTTACGGAAGGACCTTCCCGAGAGAGATCAATCACGAGTTATACTACCAGTGCAGACATCTGCAGAAACCCTTCCAAGGCAAGAGCTTAGTCCAAGAGGAATCCATTCGATTGGAACAACTCTGGGCCCCTGGCAAGCATGAGACCGTAGACTGGTTCTATAAAGGGATCCTTCCCTTCTATTCCTGCATGAAGGAACTCCAACGCGTGGAAAGGGATCCCTTCCTTCTGCATGTTTTGGATCTGATCCGTTCGGGAAAACTTGTCCTAAAACGACTCCCGGAAGAATTTGGTAAAAAGGAAGATTACCAGCTCGTATCGACTGTCGAAGGAAACACTCCTCA
Protein-coding regions in this window:
- a CDS encoding valine--tRNA ligase, with product MKKQISDRYEPTSVEPKWISLWETKKSFEPDLNAKESYSIVIPPPNVTGSLHIGHALNHTIQDILIRIERKKGKSALWVPGTDHAGIATQMVVERELLKEGKKRTDFTREGFEAKVWEWKEHSGGLIQNQQRLLGESVDWSRSRFTMDEGLSKAVFKVFKTLYDEGLIYRGERIINWCPKTLTAISDLEVEYREVKGKLYHLRYPIAGQKGKYVVVATTRPETMFGDVAVAAHPDDERYRSFQGAELELPLTGRKIPLLFDSFVDKEFGSGLVKITPAHDPNDFEAGQRLGLKPLLVMNPNATLNENAGKYAGMERFVARKKVIEDLQALDLVEKIEEHTHSIGHNSRGGEIIEPYLSTQWFCKMRSLADLAVEAVQSGETEFVPKLWEKTFFEWMNNIRDWCISRQLWWGHRIPAYHCKSCKHIEVSETAVTTCPKCGSKEVEQDTDVLDTWFSSQLWPFSTLGWPENTPDLQKFYPTSVLVTGFDIIFFWVARMIMMGKKFTGKAPFSKVIIHGLVRDKEGKKFSKSVGNVVDPLDMMSKYGTDSFRFFLAATLPEARDVLFDESRLDGYRSFCNKIWNSSRFILMNLEENWKLEDLESKYASKLEPMDKWILHKFNETLANYEKAYSKFLFFEMASQIYDFVWGDFCDWYIELVKPRIYGKLGEESQTVAKQVLASILIKALGLLHPFMPFLTEEIYEVFSEGDFLIQSPFPTSYSVSGEDEGVLKTIILQEAVTQIRVQRAENGVPLDKKCKVILKSSHPLVKSAVQDFEFSILQLARLESIEVAAEYTGEKTDSVGAFRLGEVILPLAGMIDFEKEKARITKELEKVRQEEEKLASKLGNENFLAKANPDVVEKEKEKLKLLQEKKDVLQKGLEKLG
- the purD gene encoding phosphoribosylamine--glycine ligase, translated to MSKILLIGSGGRESAIAFKLRQSPKLTALHVFPGNGGFPDPEILPANSFDLKDKSSVQNFIKKNEYDLVVVGPEDPLVDGISDWLAEIGVPVFGPSGYCAQIEGSKEFAKSLMLEAGVPTAKYASFTDYDSSLAYVRKEGAPIVVKADGLAAGKGVTVCTELSQAEQALKEIFLDHKFGKSGSRAVIEEFMEGQEASIFAISDGETYFTLPAAQDHKRAYDGDQGPNTGGMGAYCPAPIASEEVLQKVNTLVFQPMFEAFRKKGHPYKGLLYAGLMIDTKGEPKVVEFNCRFGDPETQCVLPMLEGDLIEIFMASAKGALKGVKTGLRSGASTVVVLAAEGYPDSYAKNIPLDLPKSENKDLVVFHAGTSKKDGNLVSTGGRILGISSYGKDLQDSVDKAYAYLNSFRISKTFFRKDIAKKAL